The following proteins come from a genomic window of Flavobacteriaceae bacterium MAR_2010_188:
- a CDS encoding Beta-ketoacyl synthase, N-terminal domain, with product MKNCFIHSAICVSAQDSFSTEEFLNQITEFETEKVQAKYPNYKEFFSPIASRRMATGVKMGFAAAKKTLTEADIENPDAILVGTGIGCIEDTEKFLNNILANDEEYLTPTSFIQSTHNTVGAQIALSLNCKGYNNTYVQASNSLESALLDAQMLLSENEAQNVLVGGVDELGAEFIDSVIMMEKKEILPINVPFSEGAAFFLLSNEFKPNSIQLVDVEMIHKIETDKVEERMLAFLTNNNLSSTDIDILVLGKNGDGFDEYYSMLEEGFSDRTLSISYKRLCGEYFTSSGFAMWLGYEILKRQDIPKQLSKGIQTNKPIKTVLIYNQFKGIGHSFTLLSK from the coding sequence ATGAAAAATTGCTTCATTCATAGCGCCATTTGTGTTTCGGCCCAAGACAGTTTTTCCACAGAAGAGTTTTTAAACCAAATAACTGAATTTGAAACTGAAAAGGTACAAGCCAAGTATCCTAATTATAAAGAATTCTTTTCCCCGATTGCGAGCAGAAGAATGGCAACTGGCGTAAAAATGGGGTTTGCAGCAGCTAAAAAAACCCTTACCGAAGCAGATATTGAAAACCCCGACGCAATTTTGGTCGGTACCGGAATTGGATGTATTGAGGATACCGAAAAATTCTTGAACAACATTCTCGCAAACGACGAAGAATACCTTACTCCGACATCCTTTATACAATCCACTCATAATACCGTTGGTGCACAGATTGCCCTTTCACTAAACTGCAAAGGGTACAACAACACTTATGTTCAAGCTTCGAATTCCTTAGAATCTGCTTTGCTAGATGCCCAGATGTTATTGAGCGAAAATGAAGCACAAAATGTTTTAGTAGGCGGGGTAGACGAATTGGGAGCAGAATTTATAGACTCCGTAATCATGATGGAGAAAAAAGAAATTCTTCCCATAAATGTTCCTTTTAGTGAAGGAGCAGCATTCTTCCTTTTATCAAATGAGTTTAAACCGAATAGCATTCAATTAGTGGATGTGGAGATGATTCATAAAATCGAAACTGATAAAGTTGAAGAGAGAATGCTCGCATTCCTAACGAACAATAATCTCTCGAGTACAGATATCGATATTCTCGTGTTAGGGAAAAACGGGGATGGTTTTGATGAATATTATTCTATGTTGGAAGAAGGATTTTCAGATAGAACCTTGTCTATTTCATACAAAAGGCTTTGTGGAGAATATTTTACATCTTCGGGTTTTGCTATGTGGCTTGGCTATGAAATATTAAAGCGACAAGACATTCCTAAACAATTGTCAAAAGGAATTCAAACAAATAAACCCATTAAAACAGTTCTAATTTATAATCAATTTAAAGGAATTGGGCATAGTTTTACTCTTCTATCGAAATGA
- a CDS encoding acyl carrier protein: MHDLKEELKLKIIEQLNLEDMTIEDIEDDEALFGDGLGLDSIDALELIVLLDKDYDIKITDPKEGKEIFTSINVLANYIEQNRPK, translated from the coding sequence ATGCATGATTTAAAAGAAGAGCTAAAATTGAAAATCATCGAGCAACTTAACCTCGAGGACATGACAATTGAAGATATAGAAGATGACGAAGCACTTTTTGGTGACGGGCTGGGCCTAGATTCTATTGACGCTCTAGAACTGATTGTCCTTTTGGATAAAGATTACGATATTAAGATTACAGATCCTAAGGAAGGCAAGGAAATTTTTACTTCCATCAATGTCTTAGCCAATTACATTGAGCAAAACCGTCCAAAATAA
- a CDS encoding O-methyltransferase, producing the protein MLNDAKSKKNKRAVDALQEAQRIAFAPFVFQTSVALKRMGVLDLIFENRSKGGISLQGISEQLKISEYGLGVLLEMAESSDIVEKDENEKFELTKIGYFLNFDKAINVNLNFTNDVCYQGLFHLQDAVKEEKPSGLKELGDWKTVYEGLSQLPENIQKSWFAFDHHYSDEIFDEALKIVFDKHPKTIFDIGGNTGKFALKCLNYNSEVEIKIFDLPGQLQKALKNIETNGFGDRGSGFEIDWLSENPQIIEGADIIWMSQFLDCFSEQEILKILKSCAASMDSSTELLITETFTDRQEFANAKFILEATSLYFTAIANGNSKMYPATVFERIIDDAGLKIKDDISIGEYHTMLVCKLK; encoded by the coding sequence ATGCTAAACGACGCAAAATCCAAAAAAAATAAGCGAGCGGTAGATGCTTTACAAGAAGCTCAAAGGATTGCTTTTGCACCATTTGTTTTTCAGACATCTGTGGCCCTTAAACGCATGGGGGTTCTTGATTTAATCTTTGAAAATCGCTCTAAAGGCGGGATTTCCCTTCAAGGGATTTCTGAACAATTAAAGATAAGTGAATACGGACTCGGAGTACTTTTGGAAATGGCTGAGAGTAGTGATATCGTTGAGAAAGATGAAAATGAAAAATTTGAGTTGACCAAAATTGGTTACTTTTTAAATTTTGATAAAGCCATTAATGTCAACCTTAATTTTACAAATGATGTGTGTTATCAAGGCTTGTTTCATTTGCAAGATGCGGTAAAGGAAGAAAAACCTTCAGGTTTAAAGGAACTAGGGGATTGGAAAACCGTTTACGAAGGACTTTCCCAACTTCCTGAAAACATTCAAAAATCATGGTTTGCTTTTGATCATCATTATTCGGATGAAATCTTTGATGAAGCCCTAAAAATCGTCTTCGACAAACATCCAAAAACCATTTTTGACATTGGCGGCAACACTGGCAAATTCGCCTTAAAATGTCTTAACTATAACAGCGAGGTAGAAATTAAGATCTTTGATCTGCCGGGACAACTTCAAAAGGCACTAAAAAACATAGAAACAAACGGTTTTGGAGACAGAGGTTCTGGATTTGAAATCGATTGGCTTTCAGAAAATCCACAGATTATTGAAGGTGCAGATATCATTTGGATGAGCCAATTCTTGGATTGTTTTTCTGAACAGGAAATACTCAAAATATTAAAAAGTTGCGCTGCTTCTATGGATTCTTCAACGGAGTTATTGATTACGGAAACATTTACCGATAGACAAGAATTTGCCAATGCAAAATTTATATTAGAGGCAACTTCCCTGTATTTTACCGCCATTGCAAACGGAAACAGTAAAATGTATCCTGCCACTGTTTTTGAGAGGATTATCGATGATGCCGGTCTCAAGATTAAAGACGATATTTCCATTGGCGAATACCACACGATGTTGGTCTGCAAACTAAAATAA
- a CDS encoding acyl-CoA thioester hydrolase has protein sequence MKKKLNNNGSVLNHTEIIRVNFFDADPLGIVWHGNYIKYFEIAREAFGRKFSLTYLDVKKHGFATPIVETSSSHKLPLKYGHNAKVEISFINNEAAKLTFRYKIYDDNQNLVCTGETVQVFTDFETGELSLSNPKFFLNWKKLHII, from the coding sequence ATGAAGAAAAAGCTAAATAATAATGGCAGCGTTTTAAATCACACAGAGATTATACGTGTCAATTTTTTTGATGCCGACCCACTAGGAATCGTATGGCATGGCAACTATATTAAATACTTTGAGATTGCGCGTGAAGCTTTTGGAAGAAAATTTAGCCTGACTTATCTCGATGTAAAAAAACACGGATTTGCAACACCCATCGTAGAAACTTCTAGCAGTCATAAACTACCACTAAAATATGGTCACAATGCCAAGGTCGAAATTTCATTTATCAATAATGAAGCAGCAAAGCTCACCTTTAGATACAAGATTTATGACGATAATCAAAATTTGGTCTGTACGGGTGAAACGGTTCAGGTTTTTACAGATTTTGAAACTGGCGAACTTTCATTGAGCAATCCCAAATTCTTTCTAAACTGGAAAAAATTACATATAATTTAA
- a CDS encoding 3-oxoacyl-[acyl-carrier protein] reductase, with protein MNSPLKYALVTGGSRGIGRAICLQLAKDTNYHILINYNSNEEEALKTLELIEEADGFGELIKFDVANQNSVANALNHWHSENSNGIIEVIVNNAGIKNDNLMVFMKSEDWKNVIDTNLNGFFNVVSNLLKPMILNKYGRIINVVSLSGLKGQAGQTNYSAAKGGIIAATKSLAQEVAKKHITVNAVAPGFIKTDMTNDLDENDLKKLIPVNRFGNPEEVAHLVSFLASKKASYITGEVININGGIYS; from the coding sequence ATGAATAGTCCCCTAAAATATGCATTGGTCACTGGAGGTTCGCGAGGAATAGGACGAGCAATCTGCCTTCAATTAGCGAAAGACACCAATTACCATATTCTAATAAACTATAATTCTAATGAAGAGGAAGCCCTTAAAACATTAGAGCTAATAGAAGAAGCCGACGGTTTTGGTGAACTGATAAAGTTTGATGTGGCTAATCAAAATTCAGTGGCAAATGCACTAAACCATTGGCATAGTGAAAATTCTAACGGAATTATCGAAGTCATCGTAAACAATGCGGGTATAAAGAATGACAATCTAATGGTTTTTATGAAATCTGAGGATTGGAAAAACGTTATCGACACCAATTTAAATGGCTTTTTTAACGTTGTTAGTAATCTTTTAAAGCCGATGATTCTCAACAAATACGGTAGGATTATAAATGTAGTTTCACTTTCTGGTTTAAAAGGTCAGGCTGGGCAGACCAATTATTCTGCCGCCAAAGGTGGGATTATTGCTGCAACCAAATCCTTGGCCCAAGAAGTCGCCAAAAAACATATTACAGTCAATGCCGTTGCACCTGGTTTTATAAAGACCGATATGACTAATGACCTCGATGAAAATGATCTTAAGAAACTTATTCCGGTAAACCGCTTCGGAAACCCTGAAGAAGTTGCTCATTTGGTAAGTTTTTTAGCATCGAAAAAAGCGTCGTACATTACGGGCGAAGTCATCAATATTAACGGCGGCATTTATTCGTAA
- a CDS encoding Peptidoglycan/xylan/chitin deacetylase, PgdA/CDA1 family, whose protein sequence is MIKHNNVYLISFVILLITIALDFLLGIHLSWYLLPILFLFFAIGYGSFNMSHNFFLKSISNNNGISEKKIAITFDDGPNAEFTPIVLDILKKHQAVATFFCIGKNIENHPELLKRIRDEGHSIGNHSYSHNNRIDFNSTEKWLEEIEKTDRIIEDTIGLDCIFFRPPFGVTTPNLAKAIEKTRHTVIGWNIRTYDTVRQNPKPILKNIGKQLSPGSIILLHDKHPRIPIILEQLLELLREQKYQTVSIKNLLDEA, encoded by the coding sequence ATGATAAAACATAATAACGTATATCTTATTTCTTTTGTAATATTATTGATAACCATTGCCTTAGATTTTTTATTGGGCATTCATTTAAGTTGGTATCTTCTTCCAATCCTTTTTTTATTTTTTGCAATCGGGTATGGCTCTTTTAATATGAGTCATAATTTTTTTCTGAAGTCAATTTCTAATAATAATGGAATTTCAGAAAAGAAAATAGCAATCACTTTTGACGATGGTCCTAATGCCGAATTTACCCCGATTGTTTTGGATATTCTCAAGAAACATCAAGCTGTGGCTACCTTCTTCTGTATCGGTAAGAATATTGAGAATCATCCCGAGTTGTTGAAAAGGATTCGGGATGAAGGTCATTCCATCGGAAATCATTCCTATTCCCATAATAATCGGATTGATTTTAATTCAACTGAAAAATGGCTTGAAGAAATTGAAAAAACGGATAGGATTATCGAAGACACGATAGGTTTGGATTGTATATTTTTTAGACCGCCGTTTGGAGTTACCACACCAAATCTTGCCAAAGCCATTGAAAAAACTAGGCATACAGTGATTGGTTGGAATATCCGCACTTACGATACGGTTAGACAAAATCCTAAACCGATTTTAAAAAACATTGGAAAACAGTTAAGCCCGGGTTCCATTATTCTCCTTCACGACAAGCATCCGCGAATACCCATTATTTTGGAACAATTATTGGAATTACTGCGAGAACAGAAATACCAAACTGTTTCTATAAAAAATCTTTTAGATGAAGCTTAA
- a CDS encoding Predicted acyltransferase, LPLAT superfamily codes for MAREWDGKTRGTVFGFKIFIFFIKYFGVNAAYFLMHLPVPYFYIVERQNSKGLYNYFRNRLAYSSLKSAISVYRSYFEFGKTLVDRLALLSGMRSNYTFEFDGEEFIKQALAQQKGGILISGHVGNFELAQYFFNERLPDAHISIVISDQDHENIKEYLQQYLNKDHAKLIVVKDDMSHIFEINSALNDNRIVCISGDRYMEGTKFIDAELLGKVAKFPVGPFHLAARLDVPVLFVYLMRERNKHYHLYARTVETENKSAEKLLIMYCRSVENILTRYPLQWFNFYDFWEDNRDK; via the coding sequence ATGGCAAGAGAATGGGACGGAAAGACCAGAGGAACAGTTTTTGGTTTTAAGATTTTTATATTTTTTATCAAGTATTTTGGGGTGAATGCAGCGTATTTTCTAATGCATTTACCAGTCCCATATTTTTATATTGTTGAAAGACAAAATTCTAAAGGACTTTACAATTATTTTCGAAATAGACTTGCATATTCTTCGCTTAAAAGTGCGATAAGTGTGTATCGTTCTTATTTTGAATTCGGTAAAACTCTTGTCGATAGATTGGCTCTCCTCTCGGGAATGCGAAGTAATTATACCTTTGAATTCGATGGTGAAGAGTTTATAAAGCAAGCTTTAGCACAGCAAAAAGGCGGAATTTTAATCAGTGGCCATGTCGGTAATTTTGAATTGGCCCAATACTTTTTCAACGAAAGACTTCCGGACGCGCATATAAGCATAGTAATTTCTGACCAAGATCATGAAAATATTAAAGAATACCTTCAGCAATATTTAAATAAGGACCACGCCAAGCTTATTGTGGTTAAAGACGATATGTCCCACATATTCGAAATTAATTCGGCTTTAAATGATAATCGCATTGTATGTATTTCTGGCGATAGATATATGGAGGGTACCAAATTTATAGATGCAGAACTTTTAGGGAAAGTGGCTAAATTTCCGGTAGGTCCTTTTCATTTAGCGGCGCGTTTGGATGTGCCGGTTCTGTTTGTTTATTTAATGAGGGAGCGCAATAAACATTATCATCTTTATGCGCGAACGGTTGAAACCGAAAATAAATCAGCCGAAAAATTATTGATAATGTACTGCCGTAGTGTCGAAAATATCTTGACCCGATATCCATTACAATGGTTTAATTTTTACGACTTTTGGGAAGACAACCGAGATAAATGA
- a CDS encoding 3-oxoacyl-(acyl-carrier-protein) synthase, giving the protein MSKTVQNNSSSTKIAVTGIGIISALGNDVRSNLAALKSSKSGISDLRFIKTRHFNGLKVGEVKLNNDELSTKLKLKDNHNYTRISLLGCIAAIEAVNNAGIIDIQKYKTALISANTVGGMDMTEQYFKEFQKNPEVQKYIQSHFASDSTEKIADYLGITEYVSTISTACSSAANAIMLGARLIKSGKVERAIVGGTDALSKFTINGFKTLMILSDEVCKPFDAERNGLNLGEGAAFLVLESDEVVKQENKKVIAYLSGYGNANDAFHQTASSENGEGAFLAMNKALKSANLTAKDIDYINAHGTATPNNDLSESQALKRIFKESMPAFSSTKSFTGHTLAAAGALEAVFSILSAKEGLVFPNINYGNSMPETGLSPQRILDKKEIKNVLSNSFGFGGNCSTLIFSKA; this is encoded by the coding sequence TTGAGCAAAACCGTCCAAAATAATTCTTCATCTACCAAAATAGCGGTTACTGGCATCGGTATAATTTCTGCATTAGGAAACGATGTAAGGTCTAATCTCGCAGCATTAAAATCTTCTAAAAGCGGGATTTCTGATTTAAGATTTATTAAAACAAGACACTTTAACGGTTTAAAGGTTGGCGAGGTGAAGTTGAATAATGACGAACTTTCAACAAAACTTAAGCTTAAAGACAATCATAACTACACTAGGATTTCCCTACTCGGATGCATTGCCGCTATTGAAGCTGTGAACAATGCAGGAATAATTGATATTCAAAAATATAAGACTGCACTGATTTCTGCCAATACCGTTGGTGGTATGGACATGACCGAACAGTATTTTAAAGAGTTCCAAAAAAATCCTGAGGTACAGAAATATATCCAAAGTCATTTTGCTTCAGATAGCACTGAAAAGATTGCCGATTACCTTGGTATAACTGAATATGTTTCGACCATAAGTACGGCATGTTCTTCTGCGGCAAACGCTATTATGCTGGGAGCCAGACTCATTAAATCAGGCAAAGTAGAACGCGCCATCGTTGGTGGCACGGACGCTCTTTCAAAATTTACTATCAATGGTTTTAAGACCTTAATGATTCTTTCTGATGAGGTCTGTAAACCTTTCGACGCTGAAAGAAATGGCTTAAATCTAGGTGAAGGCGCGGCGTTTCTCGTTTTAGAATCAGATGAAGTGGTAAAGCAAGAGAACAAAAAAGTGATTGCTTATCTATCGGGTTATGGAAATGCAAATGATGCTTTTCATCAAACGGCTTCATCCGAAAACGGTGAAGGCGCTTTCCTTGCAATGAACAAAGCACTTAAATCTGCGAATCTCACCGCAAAGGACATAGACTACATTAATGCACATGGTACCGCAACTCCTAACAATGACCTTTCAGAAAGCCAAGCACTAAAGCGGATCTTTAAAGAAAGTATGCCAGCCTTTAGTTCTACCAAATCTTTTACCGGTCATACCTTGGCGGCAGCAGGAGCCTTAGAAGCTGTATTTTCGATTTTATCGGCCAAAGAAGGTTTAGTCTTTCCGAATATAAACTATGGCAACAGCATGCCAGAAACGGGCTTATCTCCACAGCGTATACTTGATAAAAAAGAAATCAAAAATGTGCTTTCAAACTCATTTGGATTTGGTGGTAACTGCTCAACCCTTATCTTTTCTAAGGCATGA
- a CDS encoding 3-oxoacyl-[acyl-carrier-protein] synthase-1, with the protein MIKTYLSYNNIVCSLGFDSETVFSEIKNGKSGIQEYQDNSLLNSPFCVSLLSKEILEVEFKKISSIKDYTKLEKMMICSLSKVITDSALKLDAKVGLIISTTKGNIDVLEKDSIFQKKRAYLATLGMKIKEFFHFENDAIVISNACVSGLLSVSVAKRYIKSGLYDHVFIVSGDIVSRFVLTGFHSFQALSKSACKPYSNDRDGITIGEAAASALVTKERGLLCDGALEILGDATCNDANHISGPSRTGEGLYRAITSALQESKIPDSEIDYISAHGTATLFNDEMEAVAFNRLGLQNIPLNSLKGFVGHTTGAAGLLETIIAMHSLQNNLLIASKGFSEIGVSKALNVIEANQNKNLNTFLKTSSGFGGCNTAAIFRKL; encoded by the coding sequence TTGATCAAAACTTATCTTTCATATAATAACATTGTTTGTTCGCTGGGATTCGATTCAGAAACGGTTTTTTCTGAAATTAAAAATGGAAAATCTGGTATTCAAGAATATCAAGATAATTCATTATTAAACTCACCATTCTGCGTTTCGTTACTTTCCAAAGAAATTTTGGAAGTTGAGTTTAAAAAGATTTCTTCAATTAAAGACTATACCAAACTCGAGAAAATGATGATTTGTTCGCTAAGCAAGGTGATAACAGATTCTGCATTAAAACTAGATGCAAAAGTTGGTCTAATAATTTCGACCACCAAAGGCAACATCGATGTTCTTGAGAAGGATTCTATCTTTCAAAAGAAAAGGGCATATCTAGCAACCTTAGGTATGAAGATTAAAGAGTTTTTCCATTTTGAGAACGATGCTATTGTGATAAGTAACGCCTGCGTTTCTGGACTTCTTTCTGTAAGTGTTGCAAAAAGGTATATAAAGAGTGGATTGTATGACCATGTATTTATTGTAAGTGGAGATATCGTTTCAAGATTTGTCTTGACCGGATTTCATTCGTTTCAAGCGTTAAGTAAAAGTGCTTGTAAACCTTATTCTAATGACCGTGATGGAATAACTATTGGTGAAGCCGCCGCTAGCGCTTTGGTTACCAAAGAGCGCGGACTGTTGTGCGATGGTGCTCTAGAGATTCTTGGTGATGCTACCTGTAATGATGCCAATCACATTTCTGGCCCATCGAGAACTGGTGAAGGATTGTATCGAGCCATAACTTCCGCTCTTCAAGAATCTAAAATTCCTGATTCAGAAATCGATTATATATCTGCTCATGGAACAGCAACACTATTTAATGATGAGATGGAAGCGGTGGCATTTAATCGATTAGGACTTCAAAATATACCACTGAACAGTTTAAAAGGTTTTGTAGGCCATACCACTGGAGCTGCTGGACTTTTAGAAACCATAATCGCGATGCATTCACTTCAAAACAACTTACTGATAGCATCCAAAGGTTTTTCTGAAATTGGAGTAAGCAAAGCTTTAAATGTCATTGAAGCGAACCAAAATAAAAACCTAAATACTTTTTTAAAAACATCTTCTGGTTTCGGAGGATGCAACACTGCAGCAATTTTTAGGAAGTTATAA